In Marivirga salinae, a single window of DNA contains:
- a CDS encoding DUF2141 domain-containing protein: MILSQYLIILFSFIVQPSSPTLELEIGEFRNTKGHVLISIFDNANDYPENGEKAFVNKKIKVTQKTHTITIEDLPQGEYAVVFLHDENDNEEMDTNFVGAPEEGYGASNDAVNTFSAPKYEEAKFLLEGEKKSLKLKIFY; encoded by the coding sequence ATGATTTTAAGCCAATATCTCATAATTTTATTTTCATTTATTGTTCAGCCTTCATCTCCTACTCTAGAATTAGAAATAGGAGAGTTCAGAAATACGAAAGGGCATGTTTTGATCTCTATATTCGACAACGCTAATGATTATCCTGAAAATGGAGAAAAAGCATTTGTTAACAAAAAGATCAAAGTAACGCAAAAGACTCATACAATTACCATTGAGGATTTGCCTCAGGGTGAATATGCAGTAGTTTTTCTACATGATGAGAATGATAATGAAGAAATGGATACTAATTTTGTAGGTGCTCCAGAGGAAGGTTATGGTGCAAGCAATGATGCGGTCAATACGTTCAGTGCACCAAAATATGAGGAAGCCAAATTCCTTTTGGAGGGCGAAAAGAAATCTTTGAAATTGAAAATATTTTATTAA
- a CDS encoding ion transporter: protein MEEQANTSAKWKEKTFNIIFKADTFWGKFFDAFLLVAIFLSVLAVVLESVGRIRLNYGTYFLWAEWIFTGFFLIEYFLRIIIVKKPWHYIKSFFGVVDLLSILPSLLAFVFVGAQSLMIIRGLRLLRIFRIFKLTQYLGEASQLSNALLASRKKITLFIATVLILVSIMGAIMYLIEPPESGFTDIPKGIYWSIVTLTTVGYGDIAPITPLGQVVASFIMIMGYGIIAVPTGIVTSEMNRNRFKVDNRSCNHCGAKQHGDFAKFCHNCGEKLPSNS from the coding sequence ATGGAAGAACAGGCGAACACCAGTGCTAAATGGAAAGAAAAAACCTTTAACATTATTTTTAAGGCGGATACCTTTTGGGGTAAATTCTTTGATGCATTTTTATTAGTAGCCATTTTCCTTAGCGTATTGGCTGTTGTGTTGGAAAGTGTGGGTAGAATTCGACTGAACTATGGAACTTACTTTTTATGGGCTGAATGGATATTCACAGGTTTTTTTCTAATCGAATATTTCTTAAGAATAATCATTGTAAAAAAGCCTTGGCACTACATAAAAAGCTTTTTTGGTGTAGTAGATTTGCTGTCAATTCTTCCTTCATTATTAGCTTTTGTTTTTGTGGGTGCTCAGTCTTTAATGATTATTAGAGGACTTAGATTATTAAGGATTTTTCGAATATTCAAACTCACACAATATTTAGGGGAAGCTTCTCAACTTTCAAACGCGCTATTAGCAAGTAGAAAGAAGATCACGCTGTTTATTGCCACAGTACTTATTTTAGTTTCCATAATGGGCGCGATTATGTATTTGATTGAACCACCTGAAAGTGGTTTCACTGATATTCCTAAAGGAATTTATTGGTCAATCGTAACACTTACTACTGTTGGTTATGGAGATATTGCCCCTATCACTCCATTAGGACAAGTTGTTGCCTCTTTTATTATGATCATGGGCTATGGAATAATAGCAGTACCCACTGGAATTGTAACTTCTGAAATGAATAGAAATAGATTTAAGGTTGATAATAGAAGCTGCAACCACTGTGGAGCTAAGCAACATGGTGATTTCGCAAAATTTTGTCATAATTGTGGAGAAAAATTACCTTCTAATTCATAA
- a CDS encoding transporter substrate-binding domain-containing protein: MKSLLITLLLSFIIPSTLLGQAKSNNTLPEKSINYGIDKTYEPYEFVNNEGEAAGFNVDIIKAIGKELNWEVKVYPDDWKVIRDKLESTNELDVATYFKSAGREDKVLFSSPISLVYYSIFTRSDKEPVEDLFSLSGKKVAIQEVTIVEEYFDQLGFLDLKELQTYSSESEAIDAVVRGEADCAITSFMTTNYKMEFENIKNIQSSSDPVFITEYCFVVNKKDSAMLDSLNWGLRLVKASGEYDQLFQKWLTPKKGWWSQYQDMVIMVFVIFLLLSIMAVIYIYSLRNLVKKKSQLIKNEIQTRTETEWELIESENLRKKMEDFTSVMLVETDLEHNITQAPKLFHSILGFDEEDILGVNIHQLLNVKSVTKDKEIKSVLMNKEFPYLDAEYEFKSSSNIPVWMESSTSLLYDEKKRIKGFKQFLKDITPLKQANLNLKDLNAELANFMYKTSHDVRGPIANVLGLVNLGKMTSKDKEITSYFGLIDKSVQKLEHIFNDFKEVSFILHGDLNITTFGLKELIDEVSNSVFLKRNKDINKARIKVKINSESNFITSDRALLKRLFYQLIENVFEHNNYYDTELKIIFEKDNSSQYKIYFADNGVGIPDDLQHKVFEVFFKGKRSDINIGMGLYMAKKVVSRLGGELNLQSEIDSGTTIEVILPVRQMAENLNYN, encoded by the coding sequence GTGAAATCACTATTAATAACCTTATTATTATCATTTATAATCCCTTCAACTTTATTAGGACAAGCTAAAAGTAATAATACTTTGCCTGAAAAATCAATTAATTATGGAATTGATAAAACCTATGAGCCTTATGAATTTGTAAATAATGAGGGTGAAGCTGCTGGTTTTAATGTTGATATTATAAAAGCAATTGGAAAAGAACTCAATTGGGAAGTTAAAGTTTATCCAGATGACTGGAAAGTAATAAGAGATAAATTGGAAAGCACAAATGAATTAGATGTAGCGACCTATTTTAAATCAGCAGGCAGGGAAGATAAAGTGTTGTTTTCAAGTCCCATCAGTTTAGTGTATTATTCCATTTTCACCCGGTCAGATAAAGAGCCTGTTGAAGATTTATTTAGTTTGTCAGGCAAAAAGGTGGCTATTCAAGAAGTTACAATAGTTGAAGAGTATTTTGATCAATTAGGCTTCTTAGATTTGAAGGAGCTTCAAACTTACTCTTCAGAATCCGAGGCTATAGATGCTGTAGTTAGAGGAGAAGCAGATTGTGCTATTACGTCCTTTATGACTACCAATTATAAGATGGAATTTGAAAACATTAAAAATATTCAATCTTCCAGCGACCCTGTTTTCATCACTGAATACTGCTTTGTGGTTAATAAAAAGGATTCCGCTATGCTTGACTCTTTAAACTGGGGATTAAGATTGGTGAAAGCATCAGGCGAATATGATCAATTATTTCAAAAATGGTTAACTCCCAAGAAAGGATGGTGGTCTCAGTATCAAGATATGGTCATCATGGTATTTGTCATTTTCTTATTGTTGTCGATAATGGCAGTGATCTATATCTATTCATTGCGAAATTTAGTTAAGAAAAAATCTCAGTTAATTAAAAATGAAATACAAACTAGAACAGAAACGGAATGGGAGCTCATAGAAAGTGAGAATTTAAGAAAGAAAATGGAGGATTTCACTTCCGTAATGCTTGTTGAGACTGATTTAGAACATAATATTACGCAAGCGCCTAAATTGTTTCATTCAATTTTGGGGTTTGATGAGGAAGATATTTTGGGAGTCAATATCCATCAATTGTTAAATGTTAAATCTGTAACAAAAGATAAAGAGATTAAAAGTGTTTTAATGAATAAGGAGTTTCCATATTTAGATGCTGAATATGAATTTAAATCTAGTTCCAATATTCCTGTTTGGATGGAAAGTAGTACTTCGCTTCTATATGATGAGAAAAAAAGAATAAAAGGATTTAAACAATTCTTAAAAGATATCACTCCACTAAAACAAGCAAATTTAAATTTGAAAGACTTAAACGCTGAGTTAGCTAATTTTATGTATAAGACTTCTCATGATGTTAGAGGCCCAATTGCTAACGTTTTAGGTTTGGTGAATTTAGGGAAAATGACTTCTAAAGATAAAGAGATTACAAGCTATTTTGGACTGATTGATAAAAGTGTTCAAAAGCTTGAACACATCTTTAACGATTTTAAAGAGGTAAGCTTTATTCTTCATGGAGATTTGAATATTACTACTTTTGGTTTGAAGGAATTAATAGATGAGGTTTCTAATTCTGTGTTTTTGAAGCGAAATAAAGATATCAATAAGGCAAGGATTAAAGTTAAGATAAATTCAGAATCCAATTTTATAACTTCCGACAGAGCTTTACTTAAAAGATTGTTTTATCAATTAATAGAGAATGTTTTTGAACATAATAACTACTACGATACTGAATTGAAAATTATTTTTGAAAAAGATAATTCATCGCAGTATAAGATTTATTTCGCTGATAATGGAGTAGGTATACCTGATGATCTTCAACATAAAGTTTTTGAAGTATTCTTTAAAGGAAAAAGAAGTGATATAAATATTGGAATGGGACTTTATATGGCAAAAAAAGTAGTCTCAAGGCTAGGTGGTGAATTAAATTTACAAAGTGAAATTGATTCAGGGACGACTATCGAAGTCATTTTACCAGTTAGACAAATGGCTGAGAATTTAAATTATAATTGA
- the truA gene encoding tRNA pseudouridine(38-40) synthase TruA has translation MASRFDYFYLVEIQYLGFRYHGWQFQHGLKTLQGMLEKTFTFLFKDEKFKILGSGRTDAMVSAQSAYFELFTNQELDLEAFQKELDENLPPDIKVINIKTVDNKFNVIQDVIQKTYHYYFASVEEKYPFASPFMNCLQHPLDFSKMKEAAKLFEGEREFKYFMVGESENKNTVRKIKESRIEENMELTASFFPQESFVFIVTGKGFMRYQIRLMMGALIRVGRNEISLQDLENALQGNPPSFEKLNAAASGLMVKEVEFK, from the coding sequence ATGGCTTCTCGTTTCGATTATTTCTATTTAGTTGAAATTCAATACCTCGGATTTCGTTATCATGGATGGCAGTTTCAGCATGGATTAAAAACCCTTCAGGGAATGCTGGAAAAAACTTTCACATTCCTTTTTAAAGATGAGAAATTCAAAATATTGGGCTCTGGCCGTACAGATGCAATGGTTTCAGCTCAATCTGCCTATTTTGAATTATTCACTAATCAAGAATTAGACTTGGAAGCTTTTCAAAAAGAGTTAGATGAAAATCTTCCGCCTGATATTAAAGTGATCAATATAAAGACAGTTGATAATAAATTCAATGTTATTCAAGATGTAATTCAAAAAACTTACCATTACTATTTTGCTTCCGTGGAAGAGAAATATCCTTTTGCTTCTCCATTTATGAATTGTCTTCAACATCCTTTAGATTTTTCTAAAATGAAAGAGGCAGCAAAACTTTTTGAAGGAGAACGCGAGTTTAAATATTTCATGGTAGGTGAATCTGAAAATAAAAATACAGTTCGTAAAATAAAAGAGAGTAGGATAGAGGAGAATATGGAATTGACTGCCAGTTTTTTTCCGCAAGAGAGCTTTGTGTTTATCGTGACAGGAAAAGGATTTATGCGCTATCAAATTCGCTTGATGATGGGCGCATTGATCAGGGTTGGTAGAAATGAAATTTCCTTGCAAGATCTTGAAAATGCCCTGCAAGGAAACCCTCCTAGTTTTGAGAAATTAAATGCTGCCGCTTCGGGCTTGATGGTGAAAGAGGTTGAATTCAAATAA
- a CDS encoding alanine/glycine:cation symporter family protein yields the protein MQEVNNFLIFIDSFIGSATWFPYALLGTGLFFTFYLKFPQIRFFKHALKIVSGKFDRKDLPGDTSHFQALATALSGTVGTGNIAGVAFAIHLGGPAALFWMLVTAAIGMCTKFVEVSLSHKYRTKLSDGTMAGGPMYYMKNANFTLKGKKVNMKWLAAIFAFATVLSSFGTGSLPQINSISSTMLATFGIDQMLTGAVLAVFLALVIIGGIKRIAAVTSKLVPAMAIIYFIGAFAVILFNYENIIPSLIAIFGDVFTGSAATGGFIGANIAYAFNRGVNRGLFSNEAGQGSAPIAHASAKANEPLSEGMVAILEPFIDTIIICTVTGLVLLSSGAWNEKHVNNFEYSEIEILEKQYVESNEEHKNKIYLHINDEEKLPTYTGKIEVVDGKIQNNDDFTFIHSRSFADNIMIYKDEDLLTDEVFTGSVAITNGKVSDDRPIKFIGESLVHSAPLTALAFNRGFFGDYGQYIVSIGLLLFAFSTAISWSYYGDRAMTYLFGPKSVIYYRIVYVVAFFFAAFQDTTIIWTLSAITIALMTIPNLIGILWLRKDMKKTIGEYGDFFEENFPGKKHPKFK from the coding sequence ATGCAAGAAGTAAATAATTTCCTGATCTTTATTGACAGTTTTATAGGAAGCGCAACATGGTTTCCTTATGCCCTATTAGGTACGGGTTTATTTTTCACCTTCTATTTAAAATTCCCTCAAATTCGCTTTTTCAAGCACGCTTTAAAAATCGTTAGCGGAAAATTTGATAGAAAAGATTTACCAGGTGATACTTCTCACTTTCAAGCTTTAGCTACAGCATTATCAGGAACAGTAGGAACTGGAAACATTGCGGGTGTAGCGTTCGCCATCCACTTAGGAGGACCTGCAGCCTTATTCTGGATGCTAGTTACAGCAGCAATTGGTATGTGTACAAAATTTGTGGAAGTTTCGCTTTCGCATAAGTACAGAACCAAATTAAGTGATGGTACTATGGCCGGTGGCCCAATGTACTACATGAAAAATGCCAATTTCACACTTAAAGGTAAAAAAGTGAATATGAAATGGTTAGCTGCGATCTTTGCATTTGCAACCGTTTTATCATCATTTGGAACTGGTAGTTTGCCACAAATCAATAGTATCTCCAGCACTATGTTAGCCACATTTGGAATTGACCAAATGCTTACTGGAGCCGTATTAGCTGTATTTTTAGCATTGGTAATCATTGGAGGAATTAAAAGAATTGCAGCAGTAACTTCAAAATTGGTACCGGCAATGGCTATTATTTATTTCATTGGCGCATTTGCAGTTATCCTTTTCAATTACGAAAACATTATCCCTTCACTTATCGCCATTTTTGGTGATGTGTTTACGGGTTCTGCTGCCACTGGCGGATTTATTGGTGCAAATATCGCTTATGCATTTAACAGAGGTGTAAACAGAGGATTATTCTCCAATGAAGCGGGTCAGGGTTCTGCTCCAATTGCTCACGCTTCGGCAAAAGCAAACGAACCACTTTCAGAAGGAATGGTAGCTATCTTAGAGCCATTTATTGATACTATAATTATATGTACTGTTACAGGATTAGTTCTTTTATCTTCAGGTGCTTGGAATGAAAAACATGTCAACAATTTTGAATATTCTGAAATTGAAATATTAGAAAAGCAATATGTTGAATCGAATGAAGAACATAAAAACAAAATATATCTTCATATTAATGATGAAGAAAAACTTCCTACCTATACAGGGAAAATAGAAGTTGTAGATGGTAAAATCCAAAACAATGATGATTTCACCTTTATTCATAGTAGAAGTTTTGCAGATAACATTATGATTTATAAAGATGAAGATTTGTTAACCGATGAGGTATTTACAGGTTCAGTAGCTATTACAAATGGTAAAGTATCAGATGATAGACCAATCAAGTTCATTGGAGAGTCCTTAGTCCATAGTGCACCTTTAACAGCCTTAGCTTTCAATAGAGGGTTTTTTGGAGATTATGGGCAATACATTGTTTCTATAGGATTACTTCTATTTGCTTTTAGTACTGCCATTAGTTGGTCTTATTATGGAGATAGAGCAATGACTTATTTATTCGGTCCTAAATCGGTGATTTACTATAGAATAGTTTATGTGGTGGCATTTTTCTTTGCTGCTTTCCAAGATACTACCATTATCTGGACATTATCTGCTATTACAATTGCTTTAATGACTATTCCTAACTTAATAGGCATCTTATGGTTAAGAAAGGATATGAAGAAAACCATTGGGGAATATGGAGATTTCTTTGAGGAGAATTTCCCAGGTAAAAAACATCCTAAGTTTAAATAA
- the epsC gene encoding serine O-acetyltransferase EpsC, with translation MQEEFLDSIYKEHQNALGCPSPDSIISFYEALLGFIFPDYGNEKISDKSKLESRYVELKAEWHNLLEKRCKNLQKKYPGDEEVLFNELIKIKSALEKDISAIYDGDPAAKSRLEVIKTYPGFKAIAAYRIAHCIYNAGYVLIARIISEHAHSKTGVDIHPAAKIGDHFCVDHGTGIVIGETTDIGNNVKIYQGVTLGATSVRKENASQKRHPTIGNNVVIYANATILGGKTIIGDHCIIGGNSWITKSLEPHSRLYYDSENKHLHKTHLD, from the coding sequence ATGCAAGAAGAATTTTTAGATAGTATTTACAAAGAACATCAAAATGCATTGGGCTGTCCTTCGCCAGACAGCATCATTTCATTTTACGAGGCATTATTGGGCTTTATATTTCCAGATTATGGGAATGAGAAAATATCTGATAAATCTAAACTAGAAAGTAGATACGTTGAATTAAAAGCAGAATGGCATAATCTTTTAGAAAAGCGATGTAAAAATCTCCAGAAAAAGTATCCTGGTGATGAAGAAGTTCTTTTCAATGAATTGATCAAAATTAAGTCAGCTTTAGAAAAAGATATCAGTGCTATTTACGATGGAGATCCTGCTGCAAAAAGCAGATTAGAAGTCATTAAAACTTATCCAGGATTTAAAGCTATTGCAGCTTATAGAATAGCGCATTGCATTTATAATGCAGGCTATGTTTTAATTGCACGGATCATAAGTGAACATGCTCATAGTAAAACTGGGGTAGATATTCATCCGGCAGCGAAAATTGGCGATCATTTTTGTGTAGACCACGGAACTGGAATTGTAATTGGAGAAACAACCGATATTGGCAATAATGTTAAAATCTATCAGGGTGTTACACTAGGAGCAACTAGTGTTAGAAAGGAAAATGCAAGCCAAAAAAGACATCCAACAATAGGAAACAATGTAGTGATATATGCGAATGCTACAATTTTAGGTGGCAAAACAATTATTGGAGATCATTGCATCATTGGTGGAAACAGTTGGATCACTAAAAGCCTGGAACCGCATTCCAGACTTTATTATGATTCAGAAAATAAGCATTTACATAAAACTCATTTAGACTAA
- a CDS encoding outer membrane protein assembly factor BamB family protein — MSLISSCSLFKDEDPSKDFYQPLWGYNFNIGYYSSIDPILYSDKVIFSALDEKKNDFSANSTLEAFDKEEGNLIWRWDNNIPVQYDKFLNIHEYYINNQVLYISSGWEYGINLGTGETLFDNNHTKSNGVSFYGKDNWIFTNFTTSDNSYESIEFTERNNFEWKVLLESRNRDTSIYYYRHTLFDDFFPNRIYFPYTKWNGEESRPNLLIYDFENKKVILDEPISIMEGNHFIDNKPVLNGNKIYLPIHGLVACINKNTSELIWQKKVNGNTSASGLLYAGNNLLYVKAEFGLYCIDPENGNTLWSNEGSGEGNASRLQYHNDVIYYIGGAKFNAVDASTGEKLLSFEAPSRADDDGAFFQGVMTIDHENDKIYTASYTHAYCYPTLR, encoded by the coding sequence ATGAGCTTAATAAGCTCATGTAGTTTGTTTAAAGATGAAGATCCAAGTAAAGATTTTTATCAACCACTTTGGGGATACAACTTCAACATAGGCTATTATTCCTCCATTGATCCTATTCTATACAGTGATAAAGTTATTTTCTCAGCTTTAGATGAAAAGAAAAATGACTTTTCAGCAAATAGTACACTTGAAGCCTTTGATAAAGAGGAAGGAAATTTGATTTGGAGATGGGATAATAATATTCCCGTTCAGTATGATAAATTTTTAAATATACATGAATATTATATTAATAATCAAGTATTATATATTTCATCAGGATGGGAATATGGTATTAATTTGGGTACTGGGGAGACACTATTTGATAATAACCATACCAAATCCAACGGGGTTAGCTTTTATGGTAAAGATAATTGGATCTTCACAAATTTCACCACTAGTGATAACTCATACGAGAGTATTGAATTTACAGAGAGAAATAATTTTGAATGGAAAGTTCTATTAGAAAGTAGAAATAGAGATACTTCTATTTATTATTATAGACATACATTATTTGATGATTTTTTTCCTAATCGAATTTATTTCCCTTATACCAAATGGAACGGTGAAGAAAGCAGACCAAATCTTCTCATTTATGATTTTGAAAATAAAAAAGTAATTCTTGATGAACCCATTTCCATTATGGAAGGCAATCATTTTATTGATAATAAGCCTGTATTAAATGGAAATAAAATTTACCTTCCCATACATGGTTTGGTTGCCTGTATAAATAAAAACACCAGTGAGCTGATATGGCAGAAAAAGGTAAATGGAAATACTTCGGCATCAGGACTTTTATATGCGGGAAATAATTTATTATATGTCAAGGCTGAGTTTGGGTTGTATTGTATTGATCCTGAAAATGGAAATACCCTTTGGAGTAATGAGGGAAGCGGTGAGGGTAATGCCAGTAGGTTGCAGTATCATAACGATGTGATTTACTATATTGGGGGAGCTAAGTTTAATGCTGTTGATGCCAGCACGGGTGAAAAACTTTTGTCTTTTGAAGCTCCTTCTAGGGCGGATGATGATGGTGCTTTCTTTCAAGGAGTAATGACTATCGACCATGAAAATGACAAAATTTATACCGCCAGCTATACACATGCATATTGTTACCCTACTTTGAGATGA
- a CDS encoding fructosamine kinase family protein has product MLPKSIRVFLNSFHHREISQFSSVGGGSINDAYRYSIEGDEYFIKLNNQVKGIIEKEVDGLKAISRLDCIATPEVIAFEKIDNYEVLVLPFIKGGLKTLKAWDNFGKQLAEMHKKPAPYYGWNNSNFIGSLPQANKPASDFIDFFIEQRIRPQIDLALKQHYFSNDEINQFEMLFKKLNEILPDTKPSLVHGDLWSGNFMIGEKETPYLIDPSVHYNFRETDLAFTHLFGGFDKKFYEAYNQHFPLEPGFQERISLYNIYPLLVHLNLFGKGYYGSVMKNLNLYVR; this is encoded by the coding sequence ATGCTTCCAAAATCTATTAGAGTATTTTTAAATTCGTTTCATCACAGGGAAATTAGTCAGTTTTCTTCAGTAGGTGGAGGAAGTATTAATGATGCCTATCGTTATTCTATTGAGGGTGATGAATACTTCATAAAGTTGAATAATCAAGTAAAAGGTATAATTGAAAAGGAGGTTGATGGACTTAAAGCTATTTCAAGATTAGATTGTATTGCTACACCAGAAGTAATAGCTTTTGAAAAAATTGATAACTATGAAGTTTTGGTTTTGCCTTTTATTAAAGGAGGTTTAAAAACACTGAAGGCTTGGGATAATTTTGGAAAGCAATTGGCGGAAATGCACAAAAAACCGGCTCCATATTACGGTTGGAATAACAGCAACTTTATTGGAAGCTTGCCTCAAGCTAATAAGCCAGCATCTGATTTTATTGATTTTTTCATTGAACAAAGAATTAGACCTCAAATTGATTTAGCCTTAAAACAACATTACTTTTCAAATGATGAAATTAATCAGTTTGAAATGCTATTTAAAAAGCTCAATGAAATATTACCTGATACAAAACCTTCCTTAGTTCATGGAGATTTATGGAGCGGTAATTTCATGATAGGAGAGAAGGAAACGCCCTATTTGATTGATCCATCTGTTCATTATAATTTTAGGGAAACTGATTTGGCTTTTACTCACCTTTTTGGAGGCTTTGATAAAAAATTCTATGAAGCATACAATCAACACTTCCCATTAGAACCTGGATTTCAAGAGAGAATTTCGCTTTACAATATTTATCCTTTACTAGTTCATTTGAATTTATTTGGTAAAGGATATTATGGTTCAGTAATGAAAAACCTCAATCTGTATGTAAGATAA
- the cysM gene encoding cysteine synthase CysM, whose product MFVEDLVGNTPIVELKNIPTNKNVKIYCKLEGQNPGGSVKDRAALGMIGAALERGDIKAGDKLVEATSGNTGIALAMIAKLKGLHMTLIMPENSTAERIQSMEAYGAKVILTKAEGTIEYSRTVAEEMAATGEYYMLNQFGNPDNYKQHYKTTGPEIWNDTKGKITHFVSAMGTTGTIMGVSRYLKEQNPNIQIVGTQPTDGSRIPGIRRWSPEFLPKIFEAERVDRTIDISEENATKMTQRMAKEEGILAGMSSGGALYAALQIAEEIESGVIVCITCDRGDRYLSSDLFKA is encoded by the coding sequence ATGTTTGTAGAAGATCTAGTAGGCAATACTCCCATAGTGGAATTGAAAAACATACCCACCAATAAAAATGTAAAGATTTATTGCAAACTGGAAGGGCAGAATCCTGGAGGTAGCGTAAAGGATCGCGCGGCATTAGGAATGATTGGCGCAGCATTGGAGAGAGGGGATATTAAAGCTGGAGATAAATTGGTAGAAGCCACCAGTGGAAATACAGGGATTGCTTTAGCGATGATTGCTAAACTGAAAGGTTTGCATATGACTTTAATTATGCCGGAAAACTCCACTGCTGAAAGAATTCAAAGCATGGAAGCTTATGGAGCAAAAGTTATTTTAACTAAAGCTGAAGGCACAATAGAATATTCAAGGACTGTTGCGGAAGAAATGGCCGCAACGGGAGAGTATTATATGCTCAATCAATTTGGAAATCCTGATAATTACAAACAGCATTATAAAACAACAGGTCCTGAAATATGGAATGATACAAAGGGTAAAATAACGCATTTTGTTTCAGCTATGGGGACAACTGGTACTATTATGGGCGTTTCTCGCTATTTGAAAGAACAAAATCCCAATATTCAAATTGTGGGCACGCAACCAACTGATGGTTCTAGAATCCCAGGAATAAGAAGATGGTCTCCAGAGTTTTTGCCTAAAATATTTGAAGCAGAAAGAGTGGATAGAACTATTGACATCAGTGAAGAAAATGCCACAAAGATGACCCAAAGAATGGCGAAAGAAGAAGGCATATTAGCTGGGATGAGCAGTGGCGGTGCACTTTATGCTGCATTGCAAATCGCAGAAGAAATTGAATCGGGTGTTATAGTGTGCATCACCTGCGACCGAGGAGATCGCTATTTAAGTTCGGATTTGTTTAAGGCTTAA
- a CDS encoding pirin family protein gives MENSGINKIEKLSFPWQTQDPFLFCVHHEDFFPKGNKDLGPAASLDGRMIGQDFTIKDGWRMYHGSKVPGFPAHPHCGFETVTAVRKGLVDHSDSLGAAGRFGNGDVQWMTAGKGVQHSEMFPLLKENEENPLELFQIWLNLPRDSKKVEPHFAMLWKDTIPVYKHKDTNGKSTEIEVMAGKIEDAAAPKPAPDSWAANPENEVAIWHIKMEPGAEFTLPTSQNKINRNLYFFKGKDFKLNETDLPHYHSAYLDARADITLKNGDEEARLLLLQGKPINEPVVQHGPFVLNYPAEVRETIMEFQKTEFGGWPWPSYENVHDKNKGRFAIHADGREEIKD, from the coding sequence ATGGAAAATTCAGGAATCAATAAAATAGAAAAACTAAGCTTCCCTTGGCAAACACAAGACCCCTTTTTGTTTTGTGTTCATCATGAGGATTTCTTCCCTAAGGGAAATAAAGATTTGGGACCTGCCGCTTCTTTAGATGGCAGAATGATAGGACAAGATTTCACCATAAAAGATGGATGGAGGATGTATCATGGAAGTAAAGTTCCTGGCTTCCCAGCACATCCGCATTGTGGTTTTGAAACCGTAACAGCCGTTAGAAAAGGTTTAGTTGACCACTCTGATTCATTAGGAGCTGCGGGTAGATTTGGAAACGGAGATGTACAATGGATGACTGCTGGAAAAGGAGTACAACACTCTGAAATGTTTCCCTTACTAAAGGAAAATGAAGAAAACCCATTAGAGCTTTTTCAGATATGGTTGAACTTACCAAGAGACAGCAAAAAGGTAGAGCCTCACTTTGCCATGCTTTGGAAAGATACTATTCCAGTTTACAAACATAAAGATACTAATGGCAAATCAACTGAGATTGAAGTAATGGCAGGTAAAATTGAGGACGCAGCCGCTCCAAAACCAGCTCCTGATTCTTGGGCAGCAAATCCAGAAAATGAAGTGGCTATTTGGCATATAAAAATGGAGCCAGGAGCAGAATTCACTTTACCAACTAGCCAAAATAAAATCAATAGAAACTTATATTTCTTTAAGGGAAAAGATTTTAAGTTAAATGAAACTGATCTTCCGCATTACCATAGCGCATATCTGGATGCAAGAGCTGACATTACGCTAAAAAATGGTGATGAAGAAGCAAGATTATTATTGCTTCAAGGCAAACCAATTAACGAACCTGTTGTTCAACATGGACCGTTTGTATTGAATTATCCTGCTGAGGTTAGAGAAACTATCATGGAATTTCAAAAAACTGAGTTCGGAGGATGGCCTTGGCCTTCTTACGAAAATGTTCATGATAAAAATAAAGGAAGATTTGCCATTCATGCAGACGGAAGAGAAGAGATTAAAGACTAA